A genome region from Pseudomonas sp. S06B 330 includes the following:
- a CDS encoding autotransporter assembly complex protein TamA, with the protein MTYSGRFTCGLILCFTSIGVYAQSELVVRIKPANNELKANVEGYIGSLGKRDEEALLRFSRGAVEQARKAAQALGYYQAQIDTEVKAPAKADKEPQLILTIEPGEPVHLRDVTIRIDGPASELKTFRLPNSKALRTGEVLNHGQYEDAKRLIQNQAARYGFFSGRFTRQRLAVDPQAGVADIELIYQSGPRYSLGKVSFDGDTPFDETLLQRMVPFKADTPYDSELIAELNNALQSSGYFEGVRVDAAPTAAVEQRIPVAVQLQTRKPRTMGLGLGFSTDVGPRGKANWTRHWVNPQGHSYGWETELSAPRQNVGLWYDIPLDPPLTDKFRFAGGYQNEEIAGTDTLSKLLTVGPEWHSKLPSGWQRVLSLKYQREEYRLGDDSGLSNLLMPGVSYSYLRSDNRIDPHNGYRLQFDVQAAKEGLVSDTNLLHANVVLKGLTTLGRKHRFLGRVQAGGSATNDYQSSIPPSLRFFAGGDQSVRGYDYQSLSPENSDGDRIGGRYLVAGSVEYQYEVMDKWRVATFVDQGNSFNNLEFPSLKTGVGIGVRWVSPVGPLRLDLAHALDDDGGFRLHFSMGPEL; encoded by the coding sequence ATGACGTATTCAGGACGATTCACCTGCGGTTTGATTCTGTGTTTTACCAGCATTGGCGTGTATGCGCAGAGCGAGCTGGTGGTACGGATCAAGCCTGCCAATAACGAACTCAAGGCCAATGTCGAAGGCTATATCGGCAGCCTTGGTAAACGCGATGAAGAGGCGCTACTGCGCTTCAGCCGCGGCGCTGTCGAGCAGGCGCGCAAAGCAGCCCAGGCGTTGGGTTACTACCAGGCGCAGATCGACACCGAGGTCAAAGCGCCGGCCAAAGCCGATAAAGAGCCACAGCTGATTCTCACCATCGAGCCGGGCGAGCCGGTACACCTGCGTGATGTCACCATTCGCATCGATGGCCCGGCCAGTGAACTCAAGACATTTCGCCTGCCCAACAGCAAGGCCCTGCGCACTGGCGAAGTACTCAATCATGGCCAATACGAAGATGCCAAGCGCCTGATTCAAAACCAGGCTGCGCGTTACGGTTTCTTCAGTGGGCGTTTTACTCGTCAGCGCCTGGCAGTCGACCCCCAGGCGGGCGTGGCCGACATTGAACTGATCTACCAGAGTGGCCCACGCTACAGTCTGGGCAAGGTCAGCTTTGACGGCGACACACCGTTCGATGAGACCTTGCTGCAGCGCATGGTGCCATTTAAGGCTGACACCCCGTACGACTCTGAACTGATTGCCGAACTCAATAACGCCCTGCAATCGAGTGGCTATTTCGAGGGTGTGCGCGTGGATGCCGCGCCCACCGCTGCAGTGGAGCAGCGCATTCCGGTGGCGGTCCAGCTGCAGACTCGCAAGCCACGCACCATGGGCCTGGGCCTGGGGTTTTCGACAGACGTCGGTCCGCGGGGCAAGGCCAACTGGACGCGTCATTGGGTCAACCCGCAAGGCCACAGTTATGGTTGGGAAACCGAACTGTCGGCACCTCGGCAGAACGTCGGGCTGTGGTACGACATTCCTCTCGATCCGCCGTTGACCGATAAATTTCGCTTTGCCGGTGGCTACCAAAACGAGGAGATCGCCGGCACCGACACCTTGAGCAAGCTGCTCACCGTTGGCCCGGAATGGCACAGCAAGCTGCCCAGTGGCTGGCAACGGGTGCTGTCGCTCAAGTATCAACGCGAAGAATACCGCCTGGGAGATGACTCGGGCCTGAGTAACCTGTTGATGCCCGGCGTCAGTTATTCCTATCTGCGCAGCGACAACCGCATCGATCCACACAATGGCTATCGCCTGCAATTCGATGTACAGGCGGCCAAGGAAGGGCTGGTGTCCGACACCAACCTGCTGCATGCCAATGTGGTGCTCAAGGGCTTGACCACGCTGGGCCGTAAACACCGTTTTCTCGGCCGTGTGCAGGCCGGCGGCAGTGCCACCAACGATTACCAGAGTTCGATACCGCCGTCGCTGCGCTTCTTCGCCGGTGGTGACCAGAGTGTGCGTGGCTATGACTACCAAAGCTTGTCGCCGGAGAACTCCGATGGCGATCGTATTGGTGGCCGCTATCTGGTGGCCGGCAGTGTCGAGTACCAGTACGAGGTGATGGACAAGTGGCGCGTGGCGACCTTTGTCGACCAGGGTAATTCATTCAACAATCTGGAGTTTCCCAGCCTCAAGACCGGTGTCGGTATCGGTGTGCGCTGGGTCTCTCCAGTGGGGCCGTTGCGTCTGGATCTGGCCCATGCGCTGGATGACGACGGTGGTTTTCGTCTGCACTTCTCCATGGGGCCGGAATTGTGA
- a CDS encoding DUF2589 domain-containing protein, protein MTASDLCDITRGLQEAAAATNNLIAQQYIKLFDQFFDYDAEALGTPMKAKMVEVAMDDQHKMHVPLIALVSPRGLALERMQVDLSVRIQNTETTAASENLQRERFFVTVGGQTKRNGDARDPDEVQIRMQFQACEPPEALNRLIEEYTHLISPQRLHVPAKPTDDSNEFIDAATVRR, encoded by the coding sequence ATTACCGCCAGCGATCTTTGTGACATTACCCGTGGACTGCAAGAAGCGGCTGCCGCCACCAACAACCTGATTGCCCAGCAGTACATCAAGCTCTTCGACCAATTCTTCGACTATGACGCCGAAGCGTTGGGCACACCGATGAAAGCCAAGATGGTTGAAGTGGCAATGGACGATCAGCACAAGATGCACGTTCCGCTGATTGCCCTGGTTTCACCCAGAGGGTTGGCACTGGAGCGTATGCAGGTTGACCTGTCAGTGAGGATCCAGAATACCGAAACCACAGCGGCCAGTGAAAACCTCCAACGCGAGCGCTTCTTTGTGACGGTGGGGGGCCAGACCAAACGTAATGGAGACGCCCGAGATCCCGATGAAGTGCAGATCCGCATGCAGTTCCAGGCGTGCGAGCCACCCGAAGCCCTTAATCGCCTGATTGAAGAGTACACCCACTTGATCAGCCCGCAGCGCCTGCACGTTCCCGCCAAGCCCACGGACGACAGCAACGAGTTCATCGATGCTGCGACCGTACGCCGATAG
- a CDS encoding Mor transcription activator family protein, with the protein MELRDLDRIDIHQLPHSLQMLIECLGIENAYNLTCAFGGRPKYIPKHRERTALAEVLPPAALDALIQRFAGMALEIPKVDHFLRQLRNQQIQQESAEGLSRSMLANKYGLSLRQIGNIRRQEACTH; encoded by the coding sequence ATGGAACTGCGCGACCTCGACCGTATCGACATTCACCAACTGCCCCATTCCCTGCAAATGCTGATCGAATGCCTGGGTATTGAAAACGCCTATAACCTCACCTGTGCTTTTGGTGGCCGCCCCAAGTACATCCCCAAGCATCGTGAGCGCACTGCACTGGCCGAAGTGCTTCCCCCTGCGGCCCTGGATGCCCTGATCCAACGTTTTGCCGGCATGGCCCTGGAGATTCCCAAGGTCGACCACTTCCTGCGCCAATTGCGCAATCAACAAATCCAGCAAGAAAGCGCCGAGGGTCTGTCGCGCAGCATGCTGGCCAATAAATACGGTTTGAGCTTGCGCCAGATCGGCAATATTCGCCGACAGGAAGCCTGCACGCACTGA
- a CDS encoding DUF2589 domain-containing protein: protein MATIDNSLIGSVMNALPLDRMISGPLQAMIQAQVSASKSYADFLMGVCIQDGKAVAIQFDYDETITDEQGVYQGTVSKKMQIPLLAAITHPNIVIEEGNIDFELTISQQAESTSETSGESSFGASLGWGPFKLNVKGQVSHKSSQTRKTDTRARYAFNTKVRRQDPPEALMRVIDFLTDAATKPVIMADASAQNLDALPPSALPMPDKAAAQP, encoded by the coding sequence ATGGCAACAATTGATAACAGCTTGATCGGCTCGGTAATGAACGCACTGCCGCTGGATCGGATGATCTCCGGCCCCTTGCAGGCGATGATTCAGGCGCAGGTATCGGCAAGCAAGTCGTACGCCGACTTCCTTATGGGGGTCTGTATCCAGGACGGCAAGGCCGTCGCCATTCAATTCGACTACGACGAAACCATCACCGATGAACAAGGGGTTTATCAGGGTACTGTATCCAAGAAGATGCAGATCCCGCTGCTGGCAGCGATTACCCACCCCAACATTGTCATTGAAGAAGGCAACATCGACTTCGAATTGACCATCAGCCAACAAGCCGAGAGCACCTCTGAAACAAGCGGCGAGTCCAGTTTTGGCGCCTCATTGGGTTGGGGGCCGTTCAAACTCAACGTCAAGGGTCAGGTCAGCCACAAGTCCAGCCAGACCCGTAAAACCGACACCCGCGCACGCTATGCGTTCAACACCAAAGTCCGTCGCCAGGACCCACCGGAGGCGTTGATGCGCGTGATTGATTTTCTCACCGACGCAGCCACCAAGCCGGTGATCATGGCAGATGCCAGCGCTCAAAACCTTGATGCGCTGCCTCCGTCGGCGTTGCCAATGCCCGACAAGGCAGCAGCACAGCCTTAA
- a CDS encoding fe2+ zn2+ uptake regulation protein: MYNQQQAAIANRPARKTRQAMAMNAESGDNERPGNEHIRELLKSFGLRTSLIRLKVIDALHMADRNGRSIGVRGVHSQLEQLDIPLSFLSVREVLKRLCVEGVITMGPDKCYSLNPEARSILQQPGSR, encoded by the coding sequence ATGTACAATCAGCAACAGGCAGCGATCGCCAACCGCCCGGCGCGAAAAACTCGGCAAGCCATGGCCATGAATGCCGAGAGCGGCGACAACGAGCGCCCTGGCAACGAGCATATTCGCGAATTGCTCAAGTCATTCGGCCTGCGCACCAGCCTGATTCGCCTCAAGGTCATCGATGCCTTGCACATGGCCGATCGCAACGGGCGCAGCATCGGTGTCCGAGGTGTTCACAGCCAGCTTGAGCAGCTGGACATTCCGCTGTCGTTCCTCAGCGTTCGAGAGGTACTCAAACGCCTGTGTGTAGAAGGTGTGATCACCATGGGCCCGGACAAATGCTACAGCCTCAACCCCGAGGCCCGCAGCATTCTGCAGCAACCCGGCTCACGCTAA
- a CDS encoding translocation/assembly module TamB domain-containing protein → MSRVFRNILLTLLALLLLLVLALGLLLGTQAGSRWTLGLVPGLQLDNFQGRLAGQWQAERVLWEQGEDRVEVVAPRFDWSPHCLLRMTLCIERLQADQVNLAFAPSEPKPESGPLQLPALKLPLAIELGEVRIGHLRLDGNEQLSQLHLAAHWTVAGLQIDSLQLQRDDLRLSLQGLLQPEGDWPLQVKGQLQLPKVDGQDWQVALQVNGELQKTLSLSADSSGYLNARLNGELQALAEQLPATLQVSAASFKPGADLPDTLQLNNLVLSAKGNLQSGYQLLGSASLPAEQGPVALSLLGNVDAKGAQLSALDLTASADQYLKLTASADWQQGLSAVATIDWLDFPWLRLYPLEQAPQVSLRRFNGQVQYLDGTYQGEFKGDLDGPAGAFSLSSPFKGDLQQITLAQLALTAGQGKLAGNVSVQFADALAWDAALELSALNPAYWLAELPGTLAGPLRSKGQIKNGEVSLDADLDLKGRLRGQPAVLKAVAQGAGQNWTLGTLDIRLGDNHINGSGSLQQRLAGQLDLNLPRLGQLWPQLQGQLKGKLEVAGTLQAPQGTLTVQGQQLAQADNHLQRLALDAKLDSAQRAVIDLQAGGIRLGDTALGVLSAKGRGDIRQQQLELGLDGPKLKLDLGLDGQLDKGNWRGRLASGQIQAGGQDWRLQAPAKLQRLASGQLDFGAHCWRSGQASLCGDDQRLAPEPRLRYHLKQFPLQSLAQWLPKDFAWQGLLNADINLDLPASGPKGTIVVDASGGTLRLREKDQWLDFPYQTLRLESTLAPRRVDTRVDFRGERLGELALVTRLDPIANHKPLSGTFRLTGLDIAIARPFAPMVERLAGQLNGSGQLSGTLLSPQVNGSLNLVGGEVAGAELPISLKDLNVQAMIAGEQVQLSGAWKSGEAGQGSLRGQIGWGPALAVDLKLQGQRLPVTVEPYADLEVAPDLLISLAGDKLAIAGKVLVPKGKITVRELPPSTVKVSDDTVIVGHQTEEGKAPIAVAMDIDVEVGQDTLSFSGFGLTANLLGHVHIGDNLDTRGELSLADGRYRAYGQRLTIRRARLLFAGPIDQPYLDIEAIRQTDDVIAGIRLSGSAEQPTTQVFSEPAMSQEQALSYLVLGRPLGTTGEDNNMLAQAALGLGLASSAGVTGSLASSLGIDDFQLDTEGSGDSTSVVASGNLTERLSLRYGVGVFEPVNTVALRYKLSKKVYLEAASGLASSLDIFYKRDF, encoded by the coding sequence GTGAGTCGCGTTTTCAGAAATATCCTCCTCACGCTGCTGGCTCTGCTGCTGTTGCTGGTGCTTGCGCTGGGCCTGTTGCTCGGCACCCAGGCGGGCAGTCGCTGGACGCTGGGGCTGGTGCCAGGCTTGCAACTTGATAACTTCCAAGGACGCCTGGCGGGTCAGTGGCAGGCTGAACGTGTGCTATGGGAGCAGGGTGAGGATCGGGTCGAGGTGGTAGCACCTAGGTTCGATTGGTCGCCTCATTGCCTGTTGCGCATGACCCTGTGCATCGAACGTCTGCAGGCAGATCAGGTCAACCTGGCTTTCGCGCCGAGTGAGCCGAAACCCGAGAGTGGTCCGCTGCAATTGCCGGCGCTGAAGCTGCCGCTGGCGATTGAGCTGGGTGAGGTGCGTATCGGTCACCTGCGTCTGGATGGTAATGAGCAATTGAGTCAGTTGCACCTGGCAGCCCATTGGACCGTCGCGGGCTTGCAGATCGACAGCCTGCAGCTGCAGCGTGATGACCTGCGCTTGAGCCTGCAAGGGCTGCTGCAACCTGAGGGCGATTGGCCGTTGCAGGTCAAAGGCCAGCTGCAGTTGCCCAAGGTCGATGGACAAGATTGGCAGGTGGCATTGCAGGTCAACGGTGAGCTGCAGAAAACCCTCTCGCTTAGTGCTGACAGCAGTGGTTACCTGAATGCCCGGCTCAACGGTGAACTGCAAGCGCTGGCTGAGCAGTTGCCGGCCACTTTGCAAGTCAGTGCAGCGTCCTTCAAACCCGGTGCTGACCTGCCCGATACCCTGCAGTTGAACAATCTTGTACTCAGCGCCAAGGGCAACCTGCAAAGCGGCTACCAATTGCTCGGCTCAGCCAGCCTGCCGGCGGAACAGGGGCCTGTGGCGTTGAGCCTGCTGGGCAACGTCGACGCCAAGGGTGCCCAACTGAGCGCCTTGGACCTTACGGCCAGCGCGGATCAATACCTTAAACTGACGGCCAGCGCCGACTGGCAACAGGGCCTGAGCGCGGTGGCGACCATCGACTGGCTGGACTTCCCCTGGCTGCGACTGTATCCGCTGGAACAAGCCCCTCAAGTGTCCCTGCGGCGTTTCAACGGCCAGGTGCAATACCTTGATGGCACCTATCAAGGCGAGTTCAAGGGCGACCTTGATGGGCCGGCTGGGGCGTTCAGTCTGAGCAGTCCGTTCAAGGGCGACCTGCAACAAATCACCTTGGCACAATTGGCGCTGACTGCAGGGCAAGGCAAGCTCGCCGGTAACGTAAGTGTGCAGTTTGCTGACGCGTTGGCCTGGGATGCGGCGCTGGAACTGTCGGCGCTGAACCCGGCGTACTGGCTCGCCGAACTGCCCGGCACGCTAGCGGGCCCGCTGCGCAGCAAGGGTCAGATAAAAAATGGCGAAGTGAGCCTGGATGCTGATCTTGACCTGAAAGGGCGCCTGCGTGGCCAACCGGCGGTGCTCAAGGCTGTTGCCCAAGGCGCTGGCCAGAACTGGACCCTCGGTACCCTGGATATCCGCCTGGGCGATAACCACATCAACGGTAGTGGCAGCCTGCAGCAACGTTTAGCCGGGCAACTGGACCTTAACCTGCCGCGTCTTGGTCAACTCTGGCCACAATTGCAGGGGCAGCTCAAGGGTAAACTGGAGGTTGCCGGTACCTTGCAGGCACCGCAAGGCACGTTGACCGTGCAAGGTCAGCAACTGGCGCAAGCGGACAATCACCTGCAACGCCTGGCGTTGGACGCCAAGCTGGACAGTGCCCAGCGTGCAGTTATTGACCTGCAGGCCGGCGGTATTCGTCTAGGTGATACTGCCTTGGGTGTACTCAGTGCCAAGGGCCGCGGCGATATTCGCCAGCAACAGTTGGAGCTCGGCCTAGACGGGCCGAAGCTCAAACTCGATCTGGGCTTGGATGGCCAGCTGGACAAAGGTAACTGGCGTGGGCGCCTGGCCAGCGGCCAGATCCAGGCCGGCGGTCAGGACTGGCGCCTGCAAGCACCGGCGAAACTGCAGCGCCTGGCTTCTGGGCAGTTGGATTTCGGTGCCCATTGCTGGCGTTCGGGGCAAGCCAGTCTGTGTGGTGACGATCAGCGCCTGGCGCCAGAGCCGCGCCTGCGTTATCACCTCAAGCAGTTCCCGCTGCAAAGTCTGGCCCAGTGGTTGCCCAAAGACTTCGCCTGGCAGGGCCTGCTCAATGCCGACATTAATCTGGATCTACCCGCCAGCGGCCCCAAAGGCACCATCGTCGTCGATGCCAGCGGTGGCACCTTGCGCTTGCGCGAGAAAGACCAATGGCTGGACTTTCCTTATCAGACCTTGCGTCTGGAAAGCACCCTGGCGCCACGTCGGGTTGATACGCGGGTCGATTTTCGCGGTGAACGCCTGGGTGAACTGGCGTTGGTCACCCGGCTTGATCCGATTGCCAACCACAAGCCATTGAGTGGGACGTTCCGCCTGACCGGTCTGGACATCGCCATTGCCCGTCCTTTTGCACCAATGGTCGAGCGCCTGGCCGGGCAACTTAACGGCAGCGGACAGTTGTCTGGCACGTTATTGTCGCCGCAGGTCAACGGTAGCTTGAACCTGGTCGGTGGAGAAGTTGCTGGCGCAGAATTGCCGATTAGCCTCAAAGACCTGAACGTGCAGGCAATGATTGCGGGTGAGCAGGTGCAGCTCAGTGGCGCCTGGAAAAGTGGCGAAGCCGGCCAGGGCAGCTTGCGTGGGCAAATCGGTTGGGGGCCGGCGCTGGCTGTTGATCTGAAGTTGCAGGGGCAACGCCTGCCCGTCACTGTTGAGCCCTATGCCGACCTTGAGGTGGCGCCCGATCTCTTGATCAGCCTGGCCGGTGACAAGTTGGCGATCGCGGGCAAGGTGCTGGTACCCAAAGGTAAAATCACCGTGCGTGAATTGCCACCTTCGACGGTTAAGGTGTCTGATGACACCGTGATCGTCGGTCATCAGACCGAAGAGGGCAAAGCACCCATTGCGGTGGCCATGGACATTGATGTCGAGGTCGGTCAGGACACACTTTCGTTCAGTGGCTTTGGTCTGACCGCCAATCTGCTTGGCCATGTGCACATCGGTGACAACCTCGACACCCGCGGTGAGCTGAGTCTGGCCGATGGCCGTTACCGTGCATACGGGCAACGCCTGACCATCCGCCGTGCGCGCTTGTTGTTCGCCGGGCCCATCGACCAGCCTTACTTGGACATTGAAGCCATTCGCCAGACGGATGACGTGATTGCCGGTATCCGCCTCAGTGGCAGTGCCGAACAGCCCACCACCCAGGTGTTCTCGGAACCGGCCATGAGCCAGGAGCAGGCGTTGTCATACCTGGTCTTGGGCCGACCACTGGGCACCACGGGGGAAGACAATAACATGCTTGCCCAAGCAGCCCTTGGCCTGGGGCTGGCGAGCAGTGCCGGGGTGACCGGTAGTCTGGCGTCAAGCCTGGGGATCGACGACTTCCAGCTGGATACCGAAGGCAGTGGCGACAGCACCAGTGTAGTGGCCAGTGGCAATCTGACTGAGCGCTTGAGCTTGCGGTATGGTGTGGGTGTCTTCGAACCGGTCAACACGGTTGCGTTGCGTTACAAACTGAGCAAGAAGGTTTACTTGGAAGCGGCCAGTGGCCTGGCCAGCTCCTTGGACATTTTCTACAAGCGCGACTTCTGA
- a CDS encoding GNAT family N-acetyltransferase — protein MTDSTTVPAQLRLLDGGYSREARSLLYHAYRHDPTYAFLFEAQRPGYDQRIRATVRELVKQHFFQELPALGLLVDDRLIGIALIAPPQRRLGITESWAWRMRMVLSTGFRCTRRYLDYQAALMACLPGDAVHVLPLLGIHPQFQGQQYGEQLLQAVHDWCAEDEHSQGVVLDTGNEHYLAFYQRQGYQEIGEIAVGTVREHVFFHPNPQSSQRASALPA, from the coding sequence ATGACCGATTCGACTACTGTCCCGGCTCAGCTTCGCCTGCTTGATGGTGGCTATAGTCGTGAGGCGCGTTCGCTGTTGTATCACGCCTATCGCCACGACCCGACCTATGCATTTTTGTTCGAGGCCCAGCGCCCGGGGTATGACCAGCGCATTCGCGCCACTGTACGCGAACTGGTCAAGCAACACTTTTTCCAAGAGTTGCCGGCGTTGGGCTTGTTGGTCGACGACCGCTTGATCGGTATTGCCCTGATCGCGCCGCCACAGCGACGCCTGGGGATTACCGAGAGCTGGGCCTGGCGCATGCGCATGGTCCTGAGCACCGGTTTTCGCTGCACTCGGCGTTACCTGGATTACCAGGCGGCGCTGATGGCGTGCCTGCCCGGTGATGCGGTGCATGTCTTGCCGTTGCTGGGGATTCATCCGCAGTTCCAGGGTCAACAGTATGGTGAGCAGTTGTTACAAGCGGTGCATGACTGGTGTGCTGAAGATGAACACTCCCAAGGCGTCGTGCTGGACACGGGTAACGAGCATTACTTGGCGTTCTATCAGCGTCAGGGCTACCAGGAAATTGGCGAAATTGCTGTAGGAACAGTTCGCGAGCATGTGTTCTTTCATCCTAATCCCCAGTCATCTCAGCGTGCTTCGGCCCTGCCTGCGTAG
- the pvdQ gene encoding bifunctional acylase PvdQ, with translation MIKSRPLASVCLAGLLVVLNGAAQARVAQGDASAEIRRSSFGVPHILARDEQGLGYGIGYAYGQDNLCLLANEVVTVNAERSRYFGPEQVTFEQRENLASDLFFSWLNTPAAVFGFWQAQPPQVRALLEGYAKGYNRALAERLAQGQGAQCLQAQWLRPITTLDLIKLTRRLLVEGGVGQFAEALAGATPPNAVAGLHLDMSMAQARQDNFALERGSNAVAVGSERSATGYGMLLANPHFPWAGGMRFYQMQLTLPGKLDVMGAALPGLPLINIGFNRHLAWTHTVDTSKHFTLYRLELDPKDSTRYLLDGKSQAMSRQPLTVMVKGKDGTLTPVKRDVYSSVFGPVVQWPGRLDWNKQYAYSLRDANLDNTRVLQQWYSMNQADSLKAMQDSVQRLQGIPWVNTLAVDAKGQTLYLNQSVVPFVDAALLAKCSDPAAGQELIVLDGSRSACNWKVDPRAAQPGIFPTQLQPSLSRKDYIQHSNDSAWMVNPAQPLRGFSPLVSREDQPLGPRSRFALQRLSRDGKLSGADLQQMVMDNQVYLAELLMPDVLHWCGKQADVQIVGLCSSLKAWNLRADLDSGLGLVHFQNILQRLLERPDIWRVAFDPADPQHTPSGLAVERVEVADALNQAVLASLAQVQQAKLSPDVRWGQIQQAADGTPIHGGPARLGVYNAIQSVPTGQGKRLVVSGTSYLQLVTFDNEGPQALGLLAFSESSEAGSPHASDQTRAFSAKKWHQIPFTEAQIKADPQYRLQVIREADTTAVAASLP, from the coding sequence GTGATCAAATCCCGTCCTTTGGCAAGCGTCTGTCTGGCCGGACTGCTCGTCGTGCTCAACGGCGCGGCCCAGGCTCGTGTCGCCCAGGGTGATGCCAGCGCTGAGATCCGCCGCAGCAGTTTTGGTGTACCGCACATCCTGGCCAGGGATGAACAGGGGTTGGGATACGGAATCGGTTATGCCTATGGCCAGGACAACCTGTGCCTGTTGGCCAACGAAGTCGTCACCGTCAATGCCGAGCGTTCACGTTACTTCGGGCCTGAGCAGGTCACATTCGAGCAGCGTGAGAACCTTGCCAGCGACCTGTTCTTCAGCTGGCTCAATACGCCTGCAGCGGTGTTCGGCTTCTGGCAGGCACAGCCGCCGCAGGTGCGCGCATTGCTCGAAGGTTATGCCAAAGGTTACAACCGTGCGCTGGCCGAGCGCCTGGCTCAGGGGCAGGGGGCGCAGTGTTTGCAAGCCCAGTGGCTGCGGCCGATTACCACGCTTGACCTGATCAAGCTGACCCGGCGCTTGCTGGTCGAAGGCGGCGTCGGGCAGTTTGCTGAAGCGTTGGCGGGTGCCACACCACCCAACGCTGTGGCAGGGTTGCACCTGGACATGAGTATGGCGCAGGCACGTCAGGACAATTTTGCCCTCGAACGAGGCAGCAATGCGGTGGCGGTGGGCAGCGAACGCTCCGCCACCGGTTATGGCATGTTACTGGCGAATCCACACTTTCCCTGGGCAGGCGGCATGCGTTTTTATCAGATGCAACTGACGCTGCCGGGCAAGCTGGATGTCATGGGCGCTGCCTTGCCAGGACTGCCATTGATCAACATCGGTTTCAACCGCCACCTGGCCTGGACCCATACGGTAGATACCTCCAAGCACTTCACCTTGTATCGGTTGGAACTCGACCCCAAGGACTCGACCCGTTATCTGCTTGATGGCAAGTCACAGGCCATGAGCCGCCAACCGTTGACGGTGATGGTCAAGGGAAAGGACGGCACGCTTACGCCGGTCAAACGCGACGTCTACAGCTCGGTATTCGGCCCGGTGGTCCAGTGGCCAGGGCGCCTGGACTGGAACAAGCAATACGCCTACAGCTTGCGCGATGCCAACCTGGATAACACCCGCGTTCTGCAGCAGTGGTACAGCATGAACCAGGCTGACAGCCTCAAGGCCATGCAAGACTCGGTGCAGCGCCTGCAAGGGATACCCTGGGTTAACACCCTGGCGGTGGATGCCAAGGGCCAGACGTTATATCTGAATCAGTCTGTGGTGCCCTTTGTCGACGCTGCTTTGCTGGCCAAGTGCAGCGATCCAGCCGCCGGTCAGGAGTTGATTGTGCTCGACGGTTCGCGCAGCGCCTGCAACTGGAAGGTCGATCCGCGGGCCGCGCAGCCAGGCATTTTCCCCACACAACTGCAACCGAGCCTGAGCCGAAAGGATTATATCCAGCACTCCAATGACTCCGCCTGGATGGTCAACCCGGCGCAACCGTTGCGTGGTTTTTCGCCGTTGGTCAGTCGCGAGGACCAGCCCCTGGGCCCACGTAGCCGCTTTGCCCTGCAACGTCTGAGTCGCGACGGCAAGCTCAGCGGTGCCGACCTGCAGCAGATGGTGATGGACAACCAGGTTTATCTGGCCGAACTGTTGATGCCGGATGTATTGCATTGGTGTGGCAAGCAGGCGGATGTACAGATTGTCGGGCTGTGCAGCAGTTTGAAAGCCTGGAACCTGCGCGCCGATCTGGACAGTGGCCTAGGCCTGGTACATTTCCAGAATATCCTGCAGCGCTTGCTTGAGCGTCCGGATATCTGGCGAGTGGCTTTTGATCCGGCTGACCCTCAGCACACCCCGAGTGGCTTGGCCGTCGAGCGTGTCGAGGTGGCAGACGCCTTGAACCAAGCGGTCTTGGCCTCACTGGCGCAGGTGCAACAGGCCAAGCTGAGCCCCGATGTACGCTGGGGACAGATTCAGCAAGCCGCTGACGGCACGCCGATTCATGGCGGACCTGCCCGTCTTGGCGTTTACAATGCCATCCAAAGCGTGCCGACCGGTCAGGGCAAGCGTCTCGTTGTCAGTGGCACCAGTTACTTACAGCTGGTCACCTTTGATAATGAGGGACCGCAGGCTTTGGGGCTGCTCGCTTTTTCAGAGTCCAGCGAAGCAGGGTCGCCGCACGCCAGTGACCAGACCCGCGCCTTCTCGGCCAAAAAATGGCACCAGATTCCATTTACTGAGGCGCAGATCAAGGCTGATCCGCAGTATCGACTGCAGGTAATTCGTGAAGCGGACACAACGGCGGTAGCAGCCTCCCTGCCTTGA